From the genome of Oncorhynchus nerka isolate Pitt River unplaced genomic scaffold, Oner_Uvic_2.0 unplaced_scaffold_3156, whole genome shotgun sequence:
ttattttcttttctgctcttttgcacaccaatatctctacctgtacatgatcatctgatcatttatcactccagtgttaatctgcaatattgtaattattcgcctacctcctcatgccttttgaaACACATTGTACATAGACTCCCCTTttcttctactgtgttattgacttgttaattgtttactccatgtgtaactctgtgttgtctgttcacactactatgctttatcttggccaggtcgccgttgcaaatgagaacttgttctcaactagcctacctggttaaataaaggtgaaataaaaaaaaataaacatccctCAATAAGCCAATGTTTTGGGTGCAATCATCAGTAAGATGAACTGTAACATTCAATTTCCATATACCATCGTACAACAGGTTCAATTCAAGAGGGGTTTCTTTGTTGGCCTATCCTTAGTCAAAAAGTCCTATAGCATTTGTGATTTTTCAAATAGAATCCCACAGGATTTTGCAACACCTCAATCAGAATCCTATTGGAATCCTATGGGACTACTTTTTCCTTattggttaagtgcttgtaagtaagcatttaacagTAAGTTGTATttggctcatgtgacaaataacatttgatttgatttgattgaaattAAAAAGTTTCAAATTGGATCCTGTAGGATTCTCACAGTCCTATAGGATTTTGTGTCACCTGTATCAGAATCCTATTGGAATCCTATTAGACCCATTTTTTTCCTATTGGAAATAAAAAGTAATACTGTTGGACCCTATAGGATTCTAGTAATTCTATAGGATTTTGTAATCACCTCTATCAGAATCCTGTTGGAACGGTTTTGTTAATTGCACCCATTCATTTATATTCTGAACAAACATGCAGTtcctataaggaaatcagtcaatttaaataaattcattaggacctaatctgtggatttcacctgcctgggaatacagatatgcatctgttggtcacagatacactacatgatgaaaagtatgtgaacacctgcacatctcattccaaaatcatgggcattaatatggagttggtcccactttggctgctttaacagcctctcactgtctctctaatAGCAGTACAATCTCCATAACTTCACTTACTAAATCAGTGAATACATTTCATAAGCATCACCCTCTAATTCAACCTTACAATACCAATGTTCCATAGGGATTTAATTAATGAAACCCAAAACCTCTGGTGCTGTTTCCTATGCGAACCTACCAAGGCTAACTCACAACATTAACATGAAAATGTAATGTCAGCTGTAAAATGTAAGTAGTAAATACATTAAAATATCTATATTTAACCTTATAATTACAGACCCTGCAATTAGCATGAACATGAATCCTGATCGTTTCAACTCTAACATCTCCGTTGATAAGTGCCCAACCGGCCGAAAGATGGCGCTATTATTCCTTTTACATCCTTTGTCATAATGGTGGTGTGAAGACGTTCTAAACGGATGCTTCATAATGGTGGTGTGAAGACGTTCTAAATGGATGCTTCATAATGGTGGTGTGAAGATGTTCTAAACGGATGCTTCATAATGGTGGTGTGAAGACGTTCTAAACGGATGCTTCATAATGGTGGTGTGAAGACGTTCTAAACGGATGCTTCATAATGGTGGTGTGAAGACGTTCTAAACGGATGCTTCATAATGGTGGTGTGAAGACGTTCTAAATGGATCCTTCATAATGGTGGTGTGAAGACGTTCTAAACGGATGCTTCATAATGGTGGTGTGAAGACGTTCTAAACGGATGCTTCATAATGGTGGTGTGAAGACGTTCTAAACGGATGCTTCATAATGGTGGTGTGAAGACGTTCTAAACGGATGCTTCATAATGGTGGTGTGAAGACGTTCTAAACGGATGCTTCATAATGGTGGTGTGAAGACGTTCTAAACGGATGCTTCATAATGGTGGTGTGAAGACGTTCTAAATGGATCCTTCATAATGGTGGTGTGAAGACGTTCTAAACGGATGCTTCATAATGGTGGTGTGAAGACGTTCTAaacggatgcttcacatttacagCCACTGTGACATGTCTGGGTTTTCCCTGTTGCCTGTGGCTTAGCCTAGTTTACTAGCTTATTGATCTAGCCTACATTCACCATGATCAGCTGACATAGCCCACCCCAGTAGTGGTTCGAGTAAATGATACTTTCAACAAACTGGCTTTAATCTGTGAAACTAGCTTGCTTAGCCTGCAATGTGTGATGATTAAGtgttttttctccagaaaatgtTGGCCAATGTTGAACATAAATCATTTTTCTACAGGAGCAGTTAATTAAGTTTGATGTATTTATTTTTGGTTGTAGTTTGCCCTTTTTTTCACTTTGACAACCTGTGGCACCAAAGCTGCATGGCTCTGTCACACTGGGAGTACCACACCATACAAGACTAATACATTCGGCTATAACAAGCACATATTGTACTCACACATGCCTATACCCAGTGAGAGTTTGGAAGTGTAAAGCTACATTCTGGGATTCGACAAAAAACAAAATGGCTGAACCATTACTTTTTATACAGGGAAGGGATGTGGTAGGGAAATATAACACCTCTCAAATGCATAGACAGTGCTCTGACAGTCTGTGACATCCACATCATAGTTTTGAACTTATTTTTAAAGGTACATACACTGTTTGTTTACGTTCATGTTGTTTGTGGAGTAATGCAAATTTGTGGTCTTAAAAGAGAACAATTTATGAATTATATTCTTCAAGGATCAATAATTGAAATGACCATTGAACAGACTCCCAGATCTTAGACTGTACCTTTTGGAAACCTTTCAAAGGATTTGACAATTATGGCAGTATCATTCATGGTTAATAATGACTCATGAGAGAAAATAATGTGTACACCAGTTTTATTGACAACAAACCACAGAATCATTACTCAACATTTATGCACAACAAGTAACTAAAATGTTTTACCGAAACAAATCATTTTAAAAGTATTTGACTTGTGTGTTCAGTTAGGATGCTGACACTATGGAAAAACGTTTCTTTTTCAGTTGAGTTGATGTTTTgcttgatttaacaggttttcaGTGTGCACACCAAGGGCAATTTCTCTCCACAGTTTAAATCGTTCCACTTTTTGTCACCTTCAGAGCAAACACGGAACAGAAATGAACTCTTAAACCAACTCAGATATAGACACAAGAATatcattgtctgtgtgtgtgccagatTTCTTTGTTAAATGTACAATTTAGAAGTTACATTTGATGAATGGATCAGTGAATGATAGTGGGCTAACTGTACCTCCATAGTTCATTTCAAGACAGTGCTCCCTGCCACCATAATTATTGGGCTCTCCTTGATCCCAGTTCTTGTAATCAAATTTGGAGCCGTCACTCCAGAACCAATCTTTGTTCTGTGGGGAAGAAGTAAGGTCTCAGTTTCAAAGAAATCCCATATTATcataaatatttttaggattattattggtattattgtaGTAGGTGTGCTTGCTGAAACATACTTATTTTCTTTCCTGCACCACCTGTAGTGCCAAACCGCAAAAGCTACCAACACAAAACAACTTTAAAATGTGTAGACTGGCACTGGTACTCTTGCTTGAAAAAAAACGTGTTGATACTTATTattcactgagtgtataaaacattaggaataccttcctaatattgagttacgcCCCCTTTTGGCCTCTgatcagcctcaattcgtcagggcattactctacaaggtgtcgatagcgttccacagggatgctagccCATGTTAACTACACtttgtaccactactactactactactattactactgaattcactaccccaccactactacaactactaccattcCTACTGCCGTCACTatccctaccactactactactattactacccctaccactactattactactactaccactactactgccgtcactacctacctaccactactactattattactactactactattactactgccgtcactaccactataactactactactattactgccgtcactaccactactactactactactactattactactactaccattactactgccgtcactacccctaccactactactactattactactactaccattactactattactactgccgtcactaccactactactaccattactactattactactgcgtGCACTACCCCTACCGCAACTATTACTACCTCTAGCCTTGCTACTGCCATCACTAcccctaccaccactactactattactactactactattactactgccatCACTTCCCCTAATACTACTATTTCACAACCATAAATACTTAATAAGTTTTGTATTATTGTTACTTTCgtcattgttattattattattataataatagtgTGCCAGTGAATACTGAAGTGGGCATTTTTGGGGGGAGTACATCTATAAGATCGTTCAAACCTAGATCTGACTTCACAAGTGACCCTTGAGATATTGATGAGCAAATATCCTATTCATCTGTGAGTATACTCTACCTGAACAGCATCAACTCCTCCAATCCAGATAGTTTGATGTCGGCCGGTGTGTTCCAACACCAATTGCTGTAAATTATAGTTGTCCCCACAGTTGTGCACAGAGGCCAGGTTTGCCTGATGGGACAGACAGTAGCTCTAGAGAAAGTGGTGGACAAGGACAAAGACATTTCATAATGTAGGTATTAGTCAGTAGGTCTGTGAGAATTTGTCTTCTGGACTCACAATAACGTCAAAACAAATAAGCGAGTTGATTTCAATTGAACTTCTACTTTAATTCACAGTAGTGGGTAAGAATGATATACCTCAGCTTGGGTCCATGTCATTGCAATGTTGACAAACAAAAAGCAACGTGATCCGTATTTGGTCCAACTTCTGGGGCATGGCTGATCACTCTCTGCTACTCCTGCCTCCTGCTGTTCCTCCTCCACCCCAGCCTCTGTAAGGAGGAGACACAGTGCACGTTCCACATTGCAGTTGACTTTAAAGGTGAGAGgatactgactgatctacaaatcaccttgcataATAAATAACTATTCAATATTACttgaaggtcagtcagtcacacacacgcacactcgcacacgcacactcacactcacactcacactcacactcacacacacacacctctgttaaaacattaaaaaatacAGAATGAATGAATTCATAATGTAAAGTGTAAAATGGATTCCCTCTTACTTGTGGCACGTAGATCAAAGGCCTCGCCCAGAACAATGGCAGCGCTGAGAAGCAGAAGGATGGTCAACATCGCCATTGATATAgtcttctgagagagagagagtgagcgagagagcgtcacaaagacagacagagagacagacaaatacagtgagagagagaagccatTAAGACAAATTCAGTGAGTACTTCAGAGTAGGtgaatttaaatgttttattttttatttcacctttatttaaccaggtaggctagttgagaacaagttctcatttgcaactgcgacctggccaagataaagcatagcagtgtgaacagacaacacagagttacacatggagtaaacaattaacaagtcaataacacagtagaaaaaaaggggcagtctatatacaatgtgtgcaaaaggcatgaggaggtaggcgaataattacaattttgcagattaacactggagtgataaattatcagatggtcatgtacaggtagagatattggtgtgcaaaagagcagaaaagtaaataaataaaaaacagtataaaaacagtatgggaatgaggtaggtgaaaatgggtgggctatttaccaatagactatgtacagctgcagcgatcggttagctgctcggatagctgatgtttgaagttggtgagggagataaaagtctccaacttcagcgatttttgcagttcgttccagtcacaggcagcagagtactggaacgaaaggcggccaagtgaggtgttggctttagggatgatcagtgagatacacctgctggagcgcgtgctacggatgggtgttgccatcgtgaccagtgaactgagataaggcggagctttacctagcatggacttgtagatgacctggagccagtgggtctggcgacgaatatgtagcgagggccagccgactagagcatacaagtcgcagtggtgggtggtataaggtgctttagtgacaaaacggatggcactgtgatagacggcatccagtttgctgagtagagtgttggaagccattttgtagatgacatcgccgaagtcgaggatgggtaggatagtcagttttactagggtaagcttggcggcgtgagtgaaggaggctttgttgcgaatagaaagccgactcttgatttgattttcgattggatatgtttgatgtgagtctggaaggagagtttgaagtctagccagacacctaggtacttatagatgtccacatattcaaggtcggaaccatccagggtggtgatgctagtcgggcatgcgggtgcaggcagcgatcggttgaaaagcatgcatttggttttactcgcgtttaagagcagttggaggccacggaaggagtgctgtatggcattgaagctcgtttggaggttagatagcacagtgtccaatgacgggccgaaagtatatagaatggtgtcgtctgcgtagaggtggatcagggaatcgcccacagcaagagcaacatcattgatatatacagagaaaagagtcggcccgagaattgaaccctgtggcacccccatagagactgccagaggaccggacagcatgccctccgatttgacacactgaactctgtctgcaaagtaattggtgaaccaggcaaggcagtcatccgaaaaaccgaggctattgagtctgccgataagaatatggtgattgacagagtcgaaagccttggcaaggtcgatgaagacggctgcacagtactgtcttttatcaatggcggttatgatatcgtttagtaccttgagtgtggctgaggtgcacccgtgaccggctcggaaaccagattgcacagcggagaaggtacggtgggattcgagatggtcagtgacctgtttgttgacttggcttttccTCTTGAAAACCTTAGATaggaagggcaggatggatataggtctataacagtttgggtccagggtgtctcccctttgaagagggggatgactgcggcagctttccaatccttggggatctcagacgatatgaaagagaggttgaacaggctggtaataggggttgcgacaatggcggcagatagtttcagaaatagagggtccagattgtcaagcccagctgatttgtacgggtccaggttttgcagctctttcagaacatctgctatctggatttgggtaaaggagaacccggagaggcttgggcgaggagctgcgggggg
Proteins encoded in this window:
- the LOC135566835 gene encoding ladderlectin-like, yielding MAMLTILLLLSAAIVLGEAFDLRATKAGVEEEQQEAGVAESDQPCPRSWTKYGSRCFLFVNIAMTWTQAESYCLSHQANLASVHNCGDNYNLQQLVLEHTGRHQTIWIGGVDAVQNKDWFWSDGSKFDYKNWDQGEPNNYGGREHCLEMNYGGDKKWNDLNCGEKLPLVCTLKTC